The following DNA comes from Acidobacteriota bacterium.
ATCCGGCGAGGGGCCGGACGCCGAGGACCGGCGAGGCCGGTCCAATGTGGGTAGCCCCGAGTGAAACCTGGGGTGGGCTGGCGGCCGGCCGATTGAGGGCGATGACCCGCGAGGCGGGTCGAATGTGGATCCGGTCCGTCGGTGACGGGGGTACGACGGGCGCGGATGTCCGTCGCATGTTCGACCCGCGTTGCGGGTCGGACCCTTCCCCCACCGACCCGGCACACCCCGGGCTCGCGCCCGGGGCTACCCATATCCGACCCGCCCTGCGGGTCGCTCCGGCTCACGCCGGAGCGGAACAGACCCCAGCTTTAACCTGGCGATACATTCCAAATAACACTGCCACTGCCACCCCCATTCTGATCTCCCGCTATCCATGTTATCGCCGCCATGTTTTGGATGCTGCAGAGCGGGTTGACACGGATGGGTTCGGATGGTAAAGGACGATAACGATATGGCCATATCTGATTTCCGGAGCGCGATGCAATCACGTCTTGTGTTCTGTGCGGACGGGAAAGATCACACCAGCCGTGAGGCGTCCGATACGCTCGCTCCTGAAGGCAAACTGGCTGAGGACGAGCTAATGACGTGACGGAGACATGACATGCGCAAGGAGTACGGAAAAGCGCTCCGGCAGTATTTCTCAAAGCAGATGAAGGAGCGACTGCCGGAGTTCAAAGAGGAAAAGGTGCAGTCCGTGTACCTGTGGCCCGGGCAGCGGGCGTTCAGCCGGCCGCTCTCCGGCTCGCTGAAGTGCTGGATCGTGCTCAGCCCCAGTCCCAAGGACTTCGACGAGTTCACCGTCCTGATCGGATGGTCGACGCTGGGGCGGTACCCGGAGCTCTCGGTGATCCCTTCTCCCCAATCGCCGTCGCCGGACCGGGTGGAATTCAGCCAGCCGGAGTACCTCACGCGACTCCCGCAGCTCTGGACCCGGCAGGACGAATGGTGGGTCATCCAGGAGTTCGAGCCGGCGCTCACCGTGGAGCAGATGACGGCCCGGATGGCGCCCATCCCGGCGCCGGCGGCCGAGGAGAAAGTGATCCCCCGCGTGCAGGAGTCCATCGACAAGGTGATTGAATACGGCCTCCCCTATCTGTCCGAGTTCGTGCGGTCGAGGGGCGAGGGCGGCTGAGCGGGCGTTCCCGGCGGACGCGCGCCGCGCACCCCGCTGCTGAGGCGAAGTGCTGACGTCACACATATACACGACTGACAATGTGCGGTACCGAATGTCCATTCGGCTACGAGCCGGTGTCGCCGTTGCGAGCGGTTGTTAGCCGGCTAGTTCAGAAGGTCACCATGCCAAGTTTCCGGTTGAACGCGTCTCGGTTCATTGTCGGCATGATGCTGATCGTTTTTGCATTCTGATTTTTCTATTCGTCAAGGGGGACTACTCGACCCCCGGGGCGATTGGGATCGGCATCATCGGCCTGGTAAGCATTGCGATCTCGAGAAGAAAGTAAATGCTCAACCCAGGCCATTTCACCGGCGGCTGCCGCCGACATGCGGATCGCGGCATCAATGGTTGCCGGCTTTCACCGGACGTCGCTTCGGCATATGCCGAGCGCGTCGGTTCGCCCGCCCGCGGCTGAGCTGCTGGTTGTCGGGCAAAGGAGGAAGCGCATGACACCGCAAACCCTTGCGGCCCTGGTGGATGCGTTGGTGGCGCTGACACCGGGCAGCCCGGAGGCGGAGCCCATCCAGCACGCCATCGAGAGCCGGCTGATGGACGCGCTGCGAAACGGCAGGCGTCCGGCAGGTGAGGGGCTGGTGGAGTCGCTCGCCGCGCACGGCTACACGGTCCAGCGGCTCGACGCGCTCCCCTGCATGTGGCGGGTGGCGCTCCCCTCGCCGCGGGTGCTGGAGATCTGGTTCACGGGGGGCGAGGCGCCGGTGGTGGCCGCGGTGTCCTACCGGGTCGGCAAACCGTGGGGCAGCCCGGCGCAGCGACGGGCCGCCAAACTGCAGGCCGAGTTCTATCGGCGCTACGAGCGGCTGGCGCCGGACGGCGGCGAGCTGGCGACGGACGACCGTCTGGTTCAGCTCGTGGGCGAGCTCGAGGCCGACGTGAACAACGGCGGCTTTGGCCAGTATCTCGGCAACAAGGGCGCGGCACGTGCCCGGGAAGCTCTCGCGTGCCTGTTCGCCATCGGTGCCGGGCAAACGGCCGGGTGGCTGCAAGCAGCGCTTGAAGGCAGCGGCGCGGAGGACCTGTCGCGCCTCGACCAGGAGTTTTACGAGGGGGCGGAGGACCTGGCAGCGTTGGCCATGGCGTACATCAAACGCAGAACGTGACGGCGCCCTGGACGAATCAGCTTCCTTCCGGAAGGGAGCGATAGAGGTCAACCGCAGAAGCGGGAGGCGGAGGACGCAATGGCGTCTGGCGATCCCCCGCTCAACAGCGGCGCGTTCCATCCGGCGGCCAACCGGCTCCATCCGCTCCTCCGTCCTGCCTGGCGTGTGGCCGGCCACCCCTGAACGCGGCACGCGCACACGGCCGTCACCGGCCGAAATCCGGTTGCTTTTCCGTCTGCAGATGTCCCAAAATGAGATCCAAGCAAGAACGGAACGTGCAGAATGGCGGCGCCGCAGAAAAGTCCAGCGGGGCACGGGAGTGAACGATGAGTGACGAATGGTCCGATTCGGCGGCTCCTGTTTTTGACTCCGAGTATGCGTCGATTCTGGCGGTTGTGGACCAGCGCATTCACCTGGAATGGCGTGCCCACCCGGAACAGCATCTGGATGCAGCCGGCGGGCATCTGATCGAAGCGGCCCGTCATCTGGGCCGATTGCTCCGGGTCATCTATCGCCACCGACTGCTGGACGCTCTCCGCGACGAGTTCATGTGGTATGTCCATCTGTTCGCCGCTCACGGTTGGGGGCACGATGCGTTATCCTTGGTTCTTGACAGCTGGATCGTCGGCATTCAAGGGCTGATTCCGACGCCGGAGTGCAACCAACTGGCCGCACCGCTGCAAGCCCTCCGGGACGACTTGTCCCACCTGTTCGCGACGGCCGAGGCCGGGGACGGGACCGGCCGGCCGGCCTTCGACCCGCGGCTGATGGACGATCTGTTGCGGGGCGACGTCCAACACGCGCAGCAGCGCCTCCTGTCGAGCACAGCATCCGTCGCGACGCCGGACCGCTGGATCGTGGACATGCTGCTCCCGGCCATGGCCGAGGTTGGCAGTCGGTGGGA
Coding sequences within:
- a CDS encoding DMP19 family protein: MDALRNGRRPAGEGLVESLAAHGYTVQRLDALPCMWRVALPSPRVLEIWFTGGEAPVVAAVSYRVGKPWGSPAQRRAAKLQAEFYRRYERLAPDGGELATDDRLVQLVGELEADVNNGGFGQYLGNKGAARAREALACLFAIGAGQTAGWLQAALEGSGAEDLSRLDQEFYEGAEDLAALAMAYIKRRT
- a CDS encoding cobalamin B12-binding domain-containing protein, coding for MSDEWSDSAAPVFDSEYASILAVVDQRIHLEWRAHPEQHLDAAGGHLIEAARHLGRLLRVIYRHRLLDALRDEFMWYVHLFAAHGWGHDALSLVLDSWIVGIQGLIPTPECNQLAAPLQALRDDLSHLFATAEAGDGTGRPAFDPRLMDDLLRGDVQHAQQRLLSSTASVATPDRWIVDMLLPAMAEVGSRWERHQIEIYEEHLASQAIKSLLIRLPALPAAAAPLIGRTALVTCAPGDEHDLIPMAMSAYLETKGWQVKNLGGSLPVGQIVAAATALEPDVLFITLTMLFLIDELLAVLDGLRRDYPDGKVIVGGRGTVAAQALLESRGAFVARDFDHGHRLALQVSHHA